In bacterium, a genomic segment contains:
- a CDS encoding (2Fe-2S)-binding protein: protein MSDYAVSLKVNGETKKASVRADDTLLRLLRRLDHLDVKASCEAGDCGACAVLLNGEAVNSCLVFAAQADGAEVVTVRGIGTEDALHPIQRQMVEKGGLQCGFCTPGIVVAAKALLDENPAPTLDEIRRGLAGNLCRCTGYQKIFEAVAAAAEEMRK, encoded by the coding sequence ATGAGCGATTATGCGGTTTCGCTGAAGGTCAACGGAGAGACGAAAAAGGCGTCTGTGCGGGCGGACGACACCCTGCTGCGCCTTCTCCGGCGGCTGGACCATCTGGATGTGAAGGCGAGCTGTGAGGCGGGCGACTGCGGGGCCTGCGCGGTGCTCCTGAACGGGGAAGCGGTGAACTCTTGCCTGGTGTTCGCGGCCCAGGCGGATGGCGCCGAGGTGGTGACCGTCCGCGGGATCGGCACCGAGGATGCCCTGCACCCGATTCAGCGCCAGATGGTCGAAAAGGGCGGTTTGCAGTGCGGCTTCTGCACCCCGGGCATCGTCGTCGCCGCCAAGGCTCTGCTGGATGAAAATCCCGCCCCCACCCTCGATGAGATCCGCAGGGGCCTCGCGGGGAACCTCTGCCGGTGCACGGGATACCAGAAAATTTTCGAGGCGGTGGCCGCCGCGGCCGAGGAGATGCGGAAATGA
- a CDS encoding FAD binding domain-containing protein: MEFLRARTIEEALSAAAAPEAGFVSGGTNIVPDLLFGRKRLERVVDISGIRELRFIEEKGGAIRIGALATVTDLLNSDVIKSAAAPLYLCARDFAGPLIRNRATVAGNLMDASPAADLAPPLMAQDGELDLISAAGERTLPLSEFFLDYRKTAVRPGELIRAVSIRPLEAADRSAYYKLQLRRAMAISVVSVALALRMEGETCAEARIGMGAVAAVPYRAVAAERLLQGKRPGDADIEAAAATARESANPIDDIRASAAYRSQMCEVLVRRLLREALGMPKGETVSA, encoded by the coding sequence ATGGAATTTTTGCGCGCCAGGACGATTGAAGAGGCCCTCTCCGCGGCCGCCGCCCCGGAGGCCGGGTTTGTATCCGGCGGGACGAATATCGTCCCGGATCTCCTGTTTGGACGAAAACGCCTGGAGCGGGTCGTTGATATCAGCGGCATCCGCGAGCTCCGCTTCATCGAGGAAAAAGGGGGCGCCATCCGCATCGGGGCCCTGGCGACGGTGACCGATCTGCTCAACTCGGATGTCATCAAAAGCGCCGCCGCGCCGCTTTACCTGTGCGCCCGCGATTTCGCGGGGCCGCTCATCCGCAACCGGGCGACGGTGGCGGGAAATCTCATGGACGCCTCGCCGGCGGCCGACCTCGCGCCGCCGCTCATGGCGCAGGATGGGGAACTCGATCTGATCTCCGCCGCGGGAGAGCGAACACTGCCCCTTTCGGAATTTTTCCTGGACTACCGGAAGACGGCGGTACGCCCCGGCGAGCTCATCCGGGCCGTTTCGATTCGCCCGCTGGAGGCTGCGGACCGCTCCGCCTACTACAAGCTGCAGCTGCGTCGCGCGATGGCCATCTCGGTCGTGAGCGTGGCGCTCGCCCTGCGGATGGAGGGAGAGACCTGCGCCGAAGCCCGAATCGGCATGGGCGCGGTGGCGGCCGTCCCCTACCGGGCGGTGGCGGCCGAGCGCCTTTTGCAGGGAAAGCGCCCGGGGGATGCGGATATCGAGGCGGCGGCCGCAACGGCCAGGGAGAGCGCAAACCCGATCGACGATATCCGCGCGTCGGCCGCCTACCGCAGCCAGATGTGCGAAGTGCTCGTCCGTCGTCTACTCCGGGAGGCTCTGGGGATGCCGAAAGGCGAGACGGTGAGCGCCTGA
- a CDS encoding PLP-dependent cysteine synthase family protein, giving the protein MAIQRRPWDSYRRYCDSMFDAIGGTPLVKLNRAAAGVEPSVFAKIEWFSPSGSLKDRIYFNMISKAEERGDLKPGMTILECSTGNAGIACSFVAAVKGYKCTVVMPEGMSDERKKLMRAYGTELIFTPGGESDVDLSLEKLEEVRGADPGKYWVPAQFDNLDNNEAHYLTTGPEIWEQLDGRVDAVVASQGTGGWVSGVGKFVRERNRSVRLYAVEPEECPLLSQRGWGPHGIEGIGDGFVPKALDLSQLSGIVTTTTDESIEMARRLAREEGIFCGISSGCNVAAALKVARAHPELGNIVTNINDTGQRYFTTALCGEEKHVEVPERDHSIDDYSAGQLDKYSPDWELIG; this is encoded by the coding sequence ATGGCGATTCAGCGCCGGCCGTGGGATTCGTACCGGAGATACTGCGACAGCATGTTCGATGCGATCGGCGGCACCCCCCTCGTGAAACTGAACCGGGCGGCGGCGGGCGTCGAGCCGAGCGTCTTTGCGAAAATCGAGTGGTTCTCCCCCTCCGGCAGCCTCAAGGACAGAATTTACTTCAACATGATCAGCAAGGCGGAAGAGCGCGGCGATCTGAAGCCGGGGATGACCATCCTCGAGTGCTCGACGGGAAACGCCGGAATCGCCTGCTCCTTCGTGGCGGCGGTCAAGGGCTACAAGTGCACCGTCGTCATGCCCGAGGGCATGAGCGATGAGCGGAAGAAGCTCATGCGCGCCTACGGGACCGAGCTGATCTTCACCCCGGGCGGGGAGAGCGATGTGGACCTTTCCCTCGAGAAACTCGAGGAGGTGCGCGGCGCCGACCCCGGCAAATACTGGGTGCCCGCCCAGTTCGATAACTTGGACAACAACGAGGCCCACTACCTGACCACCGGGCCCGAGATTTGGGAGCAGCTGGACGGCCGGGTGGACGCCGTTGTCGCCTCGCAGGGGACCGGGGGCTGGGTCAGCGGTGTCGGAAAATTCGTTCGGGAGCGCAATCGCAGCGTCCGGCTCTATGCGGTCGAGCCCGAGGAGTGTCCCCTGCTCAGCCAGCGCGGCTGGGGGCCGCACGGCATCGAGGGCATCGGGGACGGATTTGTCCCCAAGGCGCTCGATCTCTCCCAGCTCAGCGGCATCGTGACGACGACCACCGATGAATCCATCGAGATGGCCCGCCGCCTCGCGCGCGAGGAGGGCATCTTCTGTGGCATCTCCTCGGGGTGCAACGTCGCCGCGGCCCTCAAGGTGGCACGGGCCCATCCGGAGTTGGGCAATATCGTGACCAACATCAACGATACCGGACAGCGCTATTTCACGACGGCGCTCTGCGGGGAAGAAAAACACGTGGAAGTCCCCGAGCGGGATCATTCCATTGACGATTACAGTGCGGGCCAGCTCGACAAATATTCGCCCGATTGGGAATTGATTGGCTGA
- a CDS encoding cysteine synthase family protein has product MKEKSWNALSHYCENILEAVGGTPLVRLNRITRFFRPTIYAKIEWYSPTGSLKDRIYGNMISKAEARGDLRPGMAIIECSSGNAGIACSAAAAVRGYACTIVMPEDMGEERKKMIRAYGAELILTPGGESDVDIALQRVKELYESDPEKYWFPGEFENPDNTEAHYQTSGPEIWEQLEGKVDAIVAATGTGGWLTGVGRYLKEKNPDILIYGVEPTECPLISEGICGPHGIAGIGDGLIPKILDLGLFSGMVTVSTEESIQVARRLSLEEGIFCGISSGCNMAAAMKFAQVHAEVENIVTVFGDSGQRYFSTALCNEETLRQAEALRRHNADWEIIH; this is encoded by the coding sequence GTGAAAGAGAAGAGCTGGAACGCGCTCTCGCATTATTGCGAGAACATACTTGAAGCGGTCGGAGGAACGCCTCTTGTCCGGCTGAACCGCATCACCCGATTCTTCAGGCCGACGATATACGCGAAGATCGAGTGGTACTCCCCGACGGGCAGCCTCAAGGACAGGATTTACGGCAACATGATCTCGAAGGCCGAGGCGAGGGGAGACCTTCGGCCGGGGATGGCGATTATCGAATGCTCCTCCGGAAACGCCGGCATCGCCTGTTCGGCCGCTGCGGCGGTCAGAGGCTACGCCTGCACCATCGTGATGCCGGAGGACATGGGGGAGGAGCGGAAGAAGATGATCCGGGCCTATGGCGCGGAGCTGATTCTCACTCCCGGCGGGGAGAGCGACGTGGATATCGCCCTCCAGCGCGTAAAAGAACTTTATGAGAGCGATCCGGAGAAATACTGGTTTCCCGGCGAATTCGAAAATCCCGACAACACCGAGGCGCACTACCAGACCTCGGGCCCCGAAATCTGGGAACAACTTGAGGGAAAGGTAGACGCCATCGTGGCCGCCACGGGGACGGGCGGATGGCTGACGGGGGTGGGCCGATACCTGAAGGAGAAAAACCCGGACATTCTGATCTACGGCGTCGAACCGACCGAGTGCCCCCTGATCAGCGAGGGAATTTGCGGGCCGCACGGGATCGCCGGAATCGGGGATGGCTTGATCCCCAAAATTCTCGATCTTGGTCTTTTTTCCGGCATGGTGACGGTCAGCACGGAGGAGTCCATCCAGGTGGCTCGGCGCCTCTCTCTGGAAGAGGGGATTTTTTGCGGCATTTCCTCGGGGTGCAACATGGCGGCGGCCATGAAGTTTGCGCAGGTGCATGCGGAGGTCGAAAATATCGTGACCGTGTTCGGGGATTCCGGGCAGAGATACTTCTCGACCGCGCTTTGCAATGAAGAGACACTGCGCCAGGCCGAGGCCCTGCGCCGGCACAACGCCGATTGGGAAATCATTCACTAG
- a CDS encoding TIGR03619 family F420-dependent LLM class oxidoreductase, whose product MADTSVTYGIAMRNFTAWPELPDAQALIDYGVKMEELGFESLWVWDHILLGVEPHFPIIESLSLLTAVAARTSKIKLGTGVLVLPLRNPVVLAKQLSSIDQISNGRLIMGMASGWYKREFDAVGVSFERRGKIMDQNLEIMTRLWQEDMVQGEYPPHNLRNSVMFPKPVQKPRPPLLIGGYVDRVLKRAAVQGDGWLTYFYTPESFAKSWEKVCQFAEEAGKDPAGLMNCNQLPIMVGDSREKIAGPMNEWLRTEWDYASWSESTAGSAIMGTVDECVEQLQAHIDVGIQKIIFVPYRYEMEQVAIIAREILPRLKK is encoded by the coding sequence ATGGCGGATACATCGGTCACCTACGGAATCGCCATGCGGAATTTCACCGCGTGGCCTGAACTCCCCGACGCACAGGCGCTGATCGACTACGGCGTCAAGATGGAGGAGCTCGGCTTCGAGTCCCTCTGGGTGTGGGATCACATTCTCCTGGGCGTTGAGCCGCATTTTCCCATCATCGAATCGCTCTCGCTGCTCACCGCCGTGGCCGCCCGGACGAGCAAGATCAAGCTCGGGACGGGCGTTCTTGTTCTTCCTCTCCGGAATCCGGTGGTTCTGGCCAAGCAGCTTTCCAGCATCGATCAGATATCGAACGGCCGGCTCATCATGGGGATGGCCTCGGGGTGGTACAAAAGGGAGTTCGACGCCGTGGGCGTTTCCTTCGAGCGGCGGGGGAAGATCATGGATCAGAATCTCGAGATCATGACCCGGCTCTGGCAGGAGGACATGGTGCAGGGGGAGTACCCGCCGCACAATTTGCGAAACTCCGTGATGTTCCCCAAGCCCGTCCAGAAGCCCCGCCCGCCGCTGCTCATCGGGGGCTACGTGGACCGCGTGCTGAAGCGGGCGGCGGTCCAGGGGGACGGCTGGCTGACCTATTTCTACACCCCGGAGAGTTTCGCCAAATCATGGGAGAAGGTCTGCCAATTCGCCGAGGAGGCCGGGAAGGACCCCGCCGGCCTGATGAACTGCAACCAGCTTCCCATCATGGTGGGAGATTCCCGGGAGAAGATTGCGGGGCCGATGAACGAGTGGCTCCGCACGGAGTGGGACTACGCCTCCTGGAGCGAATCCACGGCAGGCAGCGCCATCATGGGAACGGTGGATGAATGCGTCGAGCAGCTCCAGGCCCACATTGATGTCGGCATCCAGAAAATCATTTTTGTGCCCTACAGGTACGAGATGGAGCAGGTGGCAATCATCGCGCGTGAGATTCTTCCTCGCCTGAAGAAGTAG
- a CDS encoding ArgE/DapE family deacylase, which produces MSEEKRAKVLAEIDARRDQIVAFLQDIVRISSVTGEEGEIQNFIADYLRKMNGVDKVDVWESDWEALKKHPEYVAVNRGYDGRPNVVGVIKGAGGGKSLLMNGHTDTVPHGPPDAWSHGALSAEIEGGKLYGRGASDMKSGVAAIIMAAECLLAAGIRPKGDVILDFVVDEELSGHGTLDTILRGYTADAGICCETSGLAVQPGCIGRIWFEILIRGKAAGIQRRYEGVNAIDLGYKITQAVANLEKRRLETISHPLYPKIIDAIPCMVGSFEAGSFPSAFPDTCLLKGSLATVPGEDHDAAKQSLVDQVAAAAAADPWMKDHPPEVRFTGYYAYAAAIDPEHPIVQTVAGSFREIAGKDPEISGRQGAADTRFLNGFAKIPTVIFGPGPTTQMHANNEWVVVEDLITATKTLALSIMDWCGVE; this is translated from the coding sequence ATGAGCGAAGAGAAGCGTGCGAAGGTCCTGGCAGAGATTGACGCCCGCAGGGACCAGATCGTCGCATTCCTCCAGGATATTGTCCGCATCAGCAGCGTGACGGGGGAGGAGGGCGAAATCCAGAATTTCATCGCCGACTACCTCCGCAAGATGAACGGCGTCGATAAGGTGGATGTCTGGGAATCGGATTGGGAGGCGCTTAAAAAACACCCCGAATATGTCGCGGTGAACCGTGGCTACGATGGAAGGCCCAACGTCGTCGGCGTCATCAAGGGGGCGGGCGGCGGAAAGTCCCTCCTCATGAACGGCCACACCGACACCGTACCCCACGGCCCGCCTGATGCCTGGTCCCACGGGGCGCTCTCGGCCGAGATCGAAGGCGGCAAACTCTACGGGCGCGGGGCCTCCGACATGAAGAGCGGCGTCGCGGCCATCATCATGGCGGCCGAGTGCCTCCTCGCGGCGGGCATCAGGCCCAAGGGGGATGTCATCCTCGATTTTGTGGTGGATGAGGAACTCAGCGGCCACGGGACGCTCGACACCATCCTCCGCGGGTACACGGCGGATGCGGGCATCTGCTGCGAGACGAGCGGCCTCGCTGTCCAGCCGGGCTGCATCGGGCGCATCTGGTTCGAGATTCTGATCAGGGGGAAGGCCGCCGGCATCCAGCGGCGGTACGAGGGCGTCAACGCCATCGATCTCGGCTACAAGATCACCCAGGCGGTGGCAAATCTCGAGAAAAGGCGACTGGAGACCATCTCCCATCCACTCTATCCCAAGATCATCGACGCCATTCCCTGCATGGTGGGCTCCTTCGAGGCGGGCAGCTTCCCGAGCGCCTTCCCGGACACCTGCCTGCTCAAGGGAAGTCTGGCCACCGTGCCCGGAGAGGATCACGACGCCGCCAAGCAGAGCCTGGTCGATCAGGTGGCCGCGGCGGCGGCGGCGGACCCCTGGATGAAGGATCATCCCCCCGAGGTGCGCTTTACGGGCTATTACGCCTACGCGGCGGCCATTGACCCGGAACACCCCATCGTCCAGACGGTGGCGGGAAGTTTTCGGGAAATTGCGGGGAAGGACCCCGAGATCTCCGGCCGGCAGGGCGCCGCCGACACGCGCTTCCTGAACGGCTTTGCAAAAATCCCGACCGTGATCTTCGGCCCCGGACCCACCACCCAGATGCATGCGAACAACGAGTGGGTGGTCGTCGAGGATCTGATCACGGCGACGAAGACGCTGGCGCTGTCCATCATGGACTGGTGCGGGGTGGAGTAG
- a CDS encoding 3-oxoadipate--succinyl-CoA transferase subunit B, which translates to MTTSAKDYTASELLAVMSARLLGDGQIIFAGVGIPLLAVTLAQRLQAPTLTILFEGGTIGPFIVPGQLPPSTNEQRCTRRANMLLGITEVLLLLQRGYVDYGFMGGAQIDQYGNLNSSYLGPADNPKIRLPGTGGGNDISSLTQMIVAMKHEKRRFVKKVDFITSPGYLRGGTSREDSGLPAGGMYKVVTDLALLGFDEKTRRMKVEKLHPGVTLDEVQKNTDFELMVADDLGTTAPPAENELAVLRNLDPDRLYIA; encoded by the coding sequence ATGACGACTAGCGCGAAGGACTACACCGCCTCCGAGCTTCTGGCCGTCATGAGCGCGCGGCTTCTCGGGGATGGCCAGATCATCTTCGCCGGGGTCGGGATTCCGCTTCTCGCGGTGACCCTCGCCCAGCGTCTCCAGGCCCCGACGCTGACCATCCTCTTCGAGGGCGGGACCATCGGCCCCTTCATCGTTCCGGGCCAGCTTCCCCCCTCGACGAACGAGCAAAGGTGCACGAGGCGGGCGAACATGCTCCTCGGCATCACCGAGGTGCTCCTGCTCCTCCAACGCGGCTATGTGGACTACGGCTTCATGGGGGGCGCCCAGATCGATCAGTACGGGAACCTGAACAGCTCCTACCTCGGCCCGGCCGATAATCCGAAAATCCGCCTTCCCGGCACCGGCGGCGGAAACGACATCTCGAGCCTGACGCAGATGATCGTCGCCATGAAGCACGAAAAGCGCCGCTTCGTGAAGAAAGTGGACTTCATCACGAGTCCCGGTTATCTCCGCGGCGGCACCTCCCGCGAGGATTCGGGTCTCCCCGCCGGCGGGATGTACAAGGTGGTGACCGATCTCGCCCTGCTCGGCTTCGATGAGAAGACCCGCCGGATGAAGGTCGAAAAGCTCCACCCCGGCGTCACCCTCGATGAGGTGCAGAAAAACACGGATTTCGAGCTCATGGTGGCGGATGATCTCGGCACGACCGCGCCGCCCGCCGAAAACGAACTCGCCGTCCTGCGGAATCTCGACCCCGATCGGCTCTACATCGCCTAG
- a CDS encoding CoA transferase subunit A produces MVLSYMDLRERTLSRDRSLHEKVVSLEEAAKSVKDGDHVAIGGCTMSRTPLAMIWALIRAKKKNLTVSRSIVSSEGDFLYASGASPHIITSWFSQGIVWGVSRVMRHYTEKGLAQFEEWSHMAMGLRYRAGAMGAPFMPMRSMMGSDIAGRLDDLKEMDCPFTGEKVALVPALNPDVALIHVQRCDAYGNAQLDGLPFMDIDIAMAANKVILTTERIVSNDQIRRAPDQTKIPFFTVEAVVEVPFGCAPHECYGAYEPFFSHLDYYAGLTKEDPEKGVKVYLDRHYYGPESWNDYLSLIGLGEMLDAAKRGRSIYDD; encoded by the coding sequence ATGGTTTTGTCCTACATGGATTTGCGGGAGCGCACCCTGTCGCGGGACCGCAGCCTGCACGAGAAGGTGGTGAGCCTCGAGGAGGCCGCGAAATCCGTCAAAGACGGAGACCACGTCGCCATCGGGGGCTGCACGATGTCGCGCACCCCGCTCGCGATGATCTGGGCGCTGATCCGCGCGAAGAAGAAAAATCTCACCGTCTCGCGGAGCATCGTCTCCTCCGAGGGGGATTTCCTCTACGCCTCGGGCGCAAGCCCGCACATCATCACGAGTTGGTTCAGCCAGGGCATCGTCTGGGGGGTCTCCCGCGTCATGCGCCATTACACCGAAAAGGGCTTGGCGCAGTTCGAGGAATGGAGCCACATGGCGATGGGCCTCCGCTACCGGGCGGGCGCCATGGGGGCTCCCTTCATGCCGATGCGCTCGATGATGGGCTCGGACATCGCGGGAAGGCTCGATGACCTCAAGGAGATGGACTGCCCCTTCACCGGCGAGAAGGTGGCGCTGGTGCCCGCCCTCAACCCGGATGTCGCCCTGATCCACGTCCAGCGGTGCGACGCTTACGGCAACGCCCAGCTCGACGGCCTCCCCTTCATGGACATCGACATCGCCATGGCGGCGAACAAGGTCATCCTCACGACCGAGCGGATCGTCTCGAACGATCAGATCCGCCGGGCGCCCGATCAGACGAAAATACCCTTCTTCACGGTGGAGGCCGTTGTCGAGGTGCCCTTCGGCTGCGCCCCGCATGAGTGCTACGGGGCGTATGAGCCCTTTTTCTCGCATCTGGACTACTACGCGGGCCTCACGAAGGAGGACCCGGAGAAGGGCGTCAAGGTCTATCTCGACAGGCACTACTACGGCCCGGAGAGCTGGAACGATTATCTCTCCCTGATCGGCTTGGGCGAAATGCTTGATGCGGCGAAGCGGGGGAGGAGCATCTATGACGACTAG
- a CDS encoding LysR family transcriptional regulator: MFNLGQLEYFYYVVKYGGFTEAARRLPFPIKQPALSLRVKALEENLQVKLYQIVGRKLRLTSNGEYLFNTIQPFFESLDDLERQLKGEAHGRLIVAEAAPMLILKEHQSVLKEFRRRHPGVQLSILEKNWTNLLESVTEGEVDLAFGSAPELRGNISFEEWLEGDYLLLHGSKHPIGKDKSVGLKSIASYPLILLERGTADRQHIENIFSRNKISFEVALETSSYSLINEAVKDGVGIAIVNEFWPRPGRMGGLRTQSVSHLFGKKRIGLFQRTDKYLPPYALEFLSLVKEKSAVQASGAS, translated from the coding sequence ATGTTCAACCTCGGTCAGCTTGAATATTTTTATTACGTCGTCAAATACGGCGGCTTCACCGAGGCGGCCAGGCGCCTCCCCTTCCCCATCAAGCAGCCGGCCCTGAGTCTTCGCGTCAAGGCGCTGGAGGAGAACCTTCAGGTCAAGCTCTACCAGATCGTAGGCAGGAAACTGCGTCTCACCTCCAACGGGGAGTACCTTTTCAACACCATCCAGCCTTTTTTCGAGTCCCTCGACGACCTGGAGCGGCAGCTGAAGGGCGAGGCGCATGGCCGGCTCATCGTCGCGGAGGCCGCGCCGATGCTCATCCTCAAGGAACACCAGTCCGTCCTCAAGGAGTTCCGCAGGCGGCACCCCGGGGTACAGCTATCGATACTGGAGAAAAACTGGACGAATCTTCTGGAGAGCGTAACGGAGGGAGAGGTGGACCTGGCTTTCGGCTCGGCCCCCGAGCTGCGGGGAAACATCTCTTTCGAGGAATGGCTGGAGGGAGACTACCTGCTTCTCCACGGAAGCAAGCATCCCATTGGCAAAGACAAGTCCGTCGGCCTGAAAAGCATCGCGTCCTACCCGCTGATTCTGCTCGAGCGGGGGACGGCGGATCGGCAGCACATCGAGAATATTTTCTCGCGAAACAAGATATCTTTCGAGGTCGCGCTCGAGACCTCCTCCTACTCGCTCATCAACGAGGCCGTAAAGGACGGCGTGGGAATCGCCATCGTGAACGAATTCTGGCCCCGGCCCGGGCGGATGGGCGGTCTCCGGACTCAGAGTGTTTCGCATCTGTTCGGAAAAAAGCGGATCGGATTATTCCAGCGGACGGACAAATACCTCCCGCCCTACGCACTGGAGTTTTTGTCCCTGGTGAAGGAGAAGAGCGCGGTCCAGGCAAGCGGCGCTTCCTGA
- a CDS encoding IS5 family transposase produces MTAQPGFFDLEDRYALLSDGGDPLERLSQIVLFEDFRPLLEDALERKDRSLGGRPPMDAVMMFKSLVLQSLYNLGDDAAEYLIRDRLSFMRFLGLGLGDKGPDAKTLWLYREHWTRAGVVEALFERFERVLRDEGFLAMGGQVVDASIVRAPVQRNRRDENEAIKAGEVPGAWKARPHKRAQKDVDARWTQKHGKSHFGYKNHVNVDRRHKLVRRYEVTDAAVHDSQLFDNLLDEENTCSKVWADSAYRSGDAERRLKENGFISQVHRRGKRGKPLSKHKRQVNARRSRVRARVEHVFGFQESAMGGKLVRTIGIARARTKIGMMNLVYNMRRLVWLARNGIPAAA; encoded by the coding sequence ATGACGGCACAGCCAGGATTTTTCGATCTTGAGGATCGGTACGCGCTTTTGAGTGATGGAGGCGACCCGCTTGAGCGTTTGAGCCAGATAGTTTTGTTCGAGGATTTCCGTCCCCTTCTCGAGGATGCGCTAGAGCGCAAGGACCGGAGCCTGGGCGGGCGCCCTCCGATGGATGCGGTCATGATGTTCAAGAGCCTGGTATTGCAAAGCCTGTACAACCTGGGAGATGACGCGGCGGAATATCTGATCCGGGACCGCCTGTCGTTCATGCGGTTTCTGGGATTGGGCCTGGGGGACAAGGGGCCGGACGCGAAGACGCTCTGGCTCTACAGGGAGCACTGGACGCGGGCGGGTGTGGTTGAGGCATTGTTCGAGCGCTTTGAGCGGGTGCTCCGGGATGAGGGGTTCCTGGCCATGGGCGGCCAGGTCGTGGATGCTTCGATCGTGCGCGCTCCGGTGCAACGCAACCGCCGCGATGAGAACGAAGCGATCAAGGCGGGCGAGGTTCCCGGCGCCTGGAAGGCCAGGCCCCATAAACGGGCTCAAAAAGATGTGGACGCCCGCTGGACCCAGAAGCACGGCAAGAGTCACTTCGGCTACAAGAACCATGTGAACGTGGACCGCCGCCACAAGCTGGTTCGCCGTTATGAGGTGACCGACGCCGCCGTTCATGACAGCCAGCTCTTCGACAACCTTCTGGACGAGGAGAACACCTGCTCGAAGGTCTGGGCCGACAGCGCCTATCGCTCAGGGGATGCCGAGCGCCGCTTGAAGGAGAACGGTTTTATCAGCCAAGTGCATCGGCGGGGCAAACGGGGCAAACCCTTATCGAAGCACAAGCGCCAGGTGAATGCCCGCCGCTCCAGGGTCCGGGCCCGTGTCGAGCATGTCTTCGGTTTTCAGGAAAGCGCCATGGGCGGCAAACTGGTTCGCACGATTGGCATTGCCAGGGCCCGAACCAAGATCGGAATGATGAACCTGGTCTACAACATGCGCCGCCTTGTCTGGTTGGCGAGAAACGGGATACCTGCGGCCGCATGA
- a CDS encoding cupin domain-containing protein has product MPFEHPYIRIRDLKPVKMDAGEGWSISEFRVVISEKEGCSSTMFHAVFAPGDVHHRHRFEGCDMMYYIVSGHGLAGAGPDRAEVHAGHYHFIPKGVERWLVNLSRNEPLVILGLYDRAPSPGAAGYVYAGEVTDADRKAPRTLDTAKLQYPLVHQDAVPLVKVSKEQGWTQDYFCEPFNRSHGVGSCWMYGYFGPHTVHMKHRHDNCEEICYILKGHGLAGVGADRGELVAGDVHYIPAGTEHWLANLDDEEDLAAPGWYIGVGGLDESGFNYMGPVTGEDLKQRTGAL; this is encoded by the coding sequence ATGCCGTTCGAACATCCCTATATCCGCATCCGCGATCTGAAGCCCGTGAAAATGGACGCGGGCGAGGGCTGGTCCATCTCCGAGTTCCGGGTGGTCATCAGCGAAAAGGAAGGCTGCTCCTCCACCATGTTCCACGCCGTTTTCGCGCCCGGCGATGTGCACCACAGGCACCGCTTCGAGGGCTGCGACATGATGTACTACATCGTGAGCGGCCACGGCCTCGCGGGGGCGGGGCCCGACCGGGCGGAGGTCCACGCCGGCCACTACCATTTCATCCCCAAGGGGGTAGAGCGCTGGCTCGTGAATCTCAGCCGGAACGAGCCCCTCGTCATCCTGGGTCTTTACGACCGCGCCCCCAGCCCGGGCGCCGCGGGCTATGTGTACGCCGGCGAGGTCACCGATGCGGACCGGAAAGCCCCGCGCACGCTCGACACCGCCAAGCTCCAGTATCCCCTCGTACATCAGGACGCCGTGCCCCTCGTCAAGGTTTCGAAGGAGCAGGGATGGACGCAGGATTATTTCTGCGAGCCCTTCAACCGCAGCCACGGGGTGGGGAGCTGCTGGATGTACGGTTACTTCGGCCCCCACACCGTTCACATGAAGCACCGCCACGACAACTGCGAGGAGATCTGCTACATCCTCAAGGGCCATGGCCTTGCGGGCGTGGGCGCGGACCGGGGCGAGCTGGTCGCGGGCGATGTCCACTACATCCCCGCCGGAACCGAGCACTGGCTGGCGAATCTCGACGATGAGGAGGATCTGGCCGCCCCCGGCTGGTACATCGGCGTCGGCGGGCTGGATGAGAGCGGTTTTAACTACATGGGCCCGGTGACCGGGGAAGACCTCAAACAGCGAACGGGCGCGCTTTAG